In Edaphobacter aggregans, the sequence TCCTCGCAGTACTTCGCTCTCGTTGCCTTTGCACCCATCTTCGGCTGGCTCACCCACAGCCACGGCTGGCAATGGACATTCTGGTTCATGGGCATCTTCGGCCTCGTGCTCGTCTTAGCCTGGTCGAAGATCATCTACAACGTCCCCGATCACCCGCTCATCTCGCCATCCGAGATCGATTGCATCGAGCAGGGCGGCGGCCTTGTCAACATTGACCGCACAGCAGGAAAACCCACCAGCCGAGCCCTCACCTGGTCCGGCGTCGCACAACTTCTCCAGCAGCGAATGCTCGTCGGAATCTACATTGGCCAGTTCTGCATCACGACCCTCACCTACTTCTTCATCACCTGGTTCCCCGTCTACCTCGTTCAGGCGCGCCACATGTCAGTCCTCAAAGGAGGATTCGCCGTAGCCCTCCCCGCTCTCTGCGGCTCCGTCGGCGGAGTCCTCGGCGGCATCTGTTCCGACACTCTCCTCCGCCGCGGCCACTCCCTCACCTTCGCCCGAAAGCTGCCCATCATCGCCGGCATGCTCCTCTCCGTCACCATGATCGCCTGCAACTACACCAACGTCCAGGCCGTAGTCATGTTCCTCATGTCGCTAGCCTTCTTCGGCAAAGGCTTTGGCGCACTCGGCTGGACCGTCATCGCCGATACCTCACCCAAAGAACTAATCGGCCTCAACGGCGGCCTCTTCAACCTCTTCGGCAACACCGCAGGCATCACCACGCCCATCATCATCGGCTTCATCGTCCAAAAAACCGGCTCCTTCAACGGAGCACTCGTCTTCGTCGGCATCACTGCCCTCATGGCCATCTTCAGTTACGTCGTCATAGTCGGCGAAATCAAACGCCTCGAACTAAAGCCCACATCAACATAGAATCAGTTCTTTTCCACTTGCTGTTGCACTTGCACTTGCTTTTCTTGTTTGTCATCCCCAAAGGGGATCTGCTTCTGTGCATTTGCATTTTGTCGTTGCCATTACAGTTGTCATTTGAACGCACTTAAAGAAATAAAGATGTGTCATCCTGAGCGAAGCCCGAGGGCGTAGTCGAAGGACCTGCAGCTACTCCTTAGCGCCGACGATCTCAACCGAAACCAACAAAATATGCCACCGCAAATAAATCCGCACCAAACCCCCACAGTCACCACCATGCGAGTCATCCCCGTAGCCGGACACGACTCCATGCTCCTCAACCTCAGCGGAGCCCACGCCCCCCTCTTCACTCGCAACTTAGTCATCCTCACCGACAACTCCGGCCACACCGGCGCAGGCGAGGTCCCCGGCGGCGAAAAGATCCGTGGCATCCTCGAAGAATCCATCCCTCTCGTCCTCAATCAACCCATCTCGAACTACAACGCGATCCTCAACACCATCCGCCAGCGCTTCAGCGACCGAGACACCGAAGGCCGCGGCCTGCAAACCTTCGACCTCCGCACCACAGTCCACGCCGTCACCGCCATAGAGTCCGCCCTCCTCGACCTCCTTGGCCAGTTACTCAACCTACCCGTCGCAGCCCTCCTCGGAGAAGGCCAGCAGCGCACCACCGTCGAAGTCCTCGGCTACCTCTTCTACATCGGCGACCGCAACAAAACCGACCTCCCCTACCTAAGCAACCCGCAAGCCACCGACGACTGGCTCCGCCTCCGCCACGAAGAAGCCCTCACCACCGAATCCATCCTCCGTCTCGCCGAATCCGCCCAAACCCGCTACGGCTTCAACGACTTCAAACTAAAAGGCGGCGTCCTCCCCGGCGCGCAAGAAATCGAAGCCGTCACCGCCCTCGCCGAGCGCTTCCCCCAGGCCCGCATCACCCTCGACCCCAACGGAGCCTGGTCCCTCGCCGAAGCCATCGCCCTCTGCACCAACAAACAAAACATCCTCGCCTACGCCGAAGACCCCTGCGGCGCCGAGCAAGGCTTCTCCGGCCGCGAAATCATGGCAGAATTCCGCCGCGCCACCGGCCTCCCCACCGCAACCAACATGATCGCCACCGACTGGCGCCAACTCAAACACGCCACCCAGCTCAACGCCATCGACATCCCACTCGCCGACCCCCACTTCTGGACCATGCAAGGCTCCGTCCGAGTCGCACAATTCTGCCGCGACTCGGGCCTCACCTGGGGCTCCCACTCCAACAACCACTTCGACATCTCGCTCGCCATGTTCACCCACGTAGCCGCCGCCGCCCCAGGCCGCACCACCGCCATCGACACCCACTGGATCTGGCAGGACGGCCAGCGCCTCACCACCGAACCCTTAAAAATCATCGGTGGTACATTGACCGTACCCGAGCGCCCCGGCCTCGGCATCGAACTCGACATGACCCAAGTCGAAGCCGCAAACCGTCTTTACCAACAGATCGGCCTCGAGGCACGCGACGACGCCCGCGCCATGCAACACCTCAAGCCCAACTGGCAGTTCGATCCAAAGCGCCCCTGCCTCGTCAGATCAGAAGCCAGATAAAGCGCATCGAATAAGGAAACCATGGGCACCCCACAGCCAGACCGTCCCCTCTACATCCGCATCCACGAGCGCGACAACGTAGCCATCGTCGTAAACCCCGGCGGACTCCCCGCAGGATCCCGTTTCGAATCCGGCCTCACCCTCACCGAACCCATCCCTGAAGCCCACAAAGTAGCCCTAACCAACCTCGCTCCCGGCGACCCCATCCTCCGCTACGGAGTCACCATAGGCTACGCCGAAAAGCCCATCGCCCAAGGCAGTTGGGTACACGAAGGCCTAGTAGCAACCCCGGAAGCCCCCGACCTAAACTCCCTCCCCCTGGCCACCGCCGTGCCACACCCACTCCCCCCACTCGAGGGCTACACCTTCCAGGGCTACCGCAACCCAGACGGCACCGTCGGCACAAAAAACATCCTCGGCATCAGCACCACCGTGCAATGCGTAGCAGCCAGCGTGGACTACGCCATCCGCCGCATCAAAGCCGAAATCCTCCCCCGCTACCCCAACGTCGACGACGTCATCGCCATTACTCACAACTACGGCTGCGGCGTAGCCATCAACGCCCCCGGCGCCGAAATCCCAATCCGCACCCTGCGAAATCTCAGCCTCAACCCAAACCTCGGCGGCACTCCCCTCGTCGTCAGCCTGGGCTGCGAAAAGATGCAGCCCTCTCGCATGCTCCCCACCAGCGCCCTTCCCGTCGTCACCGACGAGCCCTACATCATGCGCTTCCAGGACGAAGAACACCGCGGCTTCGGCGATATCATCGCCGCCATCATGCGCATGGCCGAACGCCGCCTCGTGCAGCTCAACCGCCGCCAGCGTACCACCTGCCCAGCCTCCGATCTCGTCGTCGGCCTCCAATGCGGCGGCAGCGATGCCTTCTCCGGAGTCACCGCAAACCCCGCCGTAGGCTACGCAGCCGATCTCCTCATCCGCGCCGGAGCCACCGTTATGTTCTCCGAGGTCACCGAAGTCCGCGACGCCATCCATCTCCTGACGGCCCGTGCAGCAAACGAAACCGTAGCCCACAACCTAATCCGCGAAATGGCCTGGTACGACGAATACCTCCATCAAGGCCTGGTCGACCGCAGCGCCAACCCCACTCCCGGCAACAAAGAAGGCGGCCTTGCCAACATCGTCGAAAAAGCCCTCGGCTCAATCGCAAAAGCCGGCAGCACACCACTCGCAGGAGTCTTCGGCCCCGGCGAGC encodes:
- a CDS encoding MFS transporter — encoded protein: MIFVASCFSYGDRVALSVAGTAMQKQLALTPVRFGFLLSGFSWAYVLGQLPSGGLLDRFGSKRVYGISIFAWSICAFLIGFAGYLPAAYIFSVIFALRLLSGLAQSPVFPGNGRIVAAWFPTTERGTASAIFNSSQYFALVAFAPIFGWLTHSHGWQWTFWFMGIFGLVLVLAWSKIIYNVPDHPLISPSEIDCIEQGGGLVNIDRTAGKPTSRALTWSGVAQLLQQRMLVGIYIGQFCITTLTYFFITWFPVYLVQARHMSVLKGGFAVALPALCGSVGGVLGGICSDTLLRRGHSLTFARKLPIIAGMLLSVTMIACNYTNVQAVVMFLMSLAFFGKGFGALGWTVIADTSPKELIGLNGGLFNLFGNTAGITTPIIIGFIVQKTGSFNGALVFVGITALMAIFSYVVIVGEIKRLELKPTST
- a CDS encoding enolase C-terminal domain-like protein — protein: MPPQINPHQTPTVTTMRVIPVAGHDSMLLNLSGAHAPLFTRNLVILTDNSGHTGAGEVPGGEKIRGILEESIPLVLNQPISNYNAILNTIRQRFSDRDTEGRGLQTFDLRTTVHAVTAIESALLDLLGQLLNLPVAALLGEGQQRTTVEVLGYLFYIGDRNKTDLPYLSNPQATDDWLRLRHEEALTTESILRLAESAQTRYGFNDFKLKGGVLPGAQEIEAVTALAERFPQARITLDPNGAWSLAEAIALCTNKQNILAYAEDPCGAEQGFSGREIMAEFRRATGLPTATNMIATDWRQLKHATQLNAIDIPLADPHFWTMQGSVRVAQFCRDSGLTWGSHSNNHFDISLAMFTHVAAAAPGRTTAIDTHWIWQDGQRLTTEPLKIIGGTLTVPERPGLGIELDMTQVEAANRLYQQIGLEARDDARAMQHLKPNWQFDPKRPCLVRSEAR
- the garD gene encoding galactarate dehydratase — protein: MGTPQPDRPLYIRIHERDNVAIVVNPGGLPAGSRFESGLTLTEPIPEAHKVALTNLAPGDPILRYGVTIGYAEKPIAQGSWVHEGLVATPEAPDLNSLPLATAVPHPLPPLEGYTFQGYRNPDGTVGTKNILGISTTVQCVAASVDYAIRRIKAEILPRYPNVDDVIAITHNYGCGVAINAPGAEIPIRTLRNLSLNPNLGGTPLVVSLGCEKMQPSRMLPTSALPVVTDEPYIMRFQDEEHRGFGDIIAAIMRMAERRLVQLNRRQRTTCPASDLVVGLQCGGSDAFSGVTANPAVGYAADLLIRAGATVMFSEVTEVRDAIHLLTARAANETVAHNLIREMAWYDEYLHQGLVDRSANPTPGNKEGGLANIVEKALGSIAKAGSTPLAGVFGPGERVTQKGLIFAATPASDFICGTLQLAAAMNMHIFTTGRGTPYGLAMAPVIKVASRTELAERWPDLIDINAGTIATGQATIEQVGWQIFHLILEVASGRKQTWADHWGLHNDFALFNPAPVT